From Quercus lobata isolate SW786 chromosome 1, ValleyOak3.0 Primary Assembly, whole genome shotgun sequence, one genomic window encodes:
- the LOC115979127 gene encoding protein FANTASTIC FOUR 3 — protein sequence MAACGSLQHIFEKPLPENPTLLESLSWNQIPNIEESPPFTEIFGELHFKENPEPSSFPSPPTSSSSSSSSIEKLDTIDEKEENKRNASWDSNSDTTTPRNRYTSSHKSSDSFSSMNFDSLQLCTEGLGFESSDDVEEFRNEECQVEQEEKVVGGLMTKQHHLACNENHGGEFRRSKTSSGGAFPPPISCIGKSGKPWVFFKSYREDGRFVLKEMRIPTQEFLHAFREDGRLKLNFVQPNDEILEEEEEEEEEEEEDEENDNDDDDEKDGKENEDV from the coding sequence ATGGCTGCCTGTGGAAGCCTCCAACACATCTTTGAGAAGCCATTGCCTgaaaatccaacacttcttgAATCCCTCTCATGGAACCAGATTCCCAATATTGAGGAGTCACCACCCTTCACCGAGATCTTTGGTGAACTTCATTTCAAAGAGAATCCTGAACCATCCAGCTTCCCAAGCCCTcccacatcatcatcatcatcatcatcatcaatcgAAAAGCTTGATACCAttgatgagaaagaagagaacAAGAGGAACGCATCATGGGATTCCAATTCAGACACCACGACCCCAAGAAACAGGTATACTAGTAGCCACAAAAGCAGTGACAGCTTTTCATCAATGAACTTTGATAGCCTGCAGTTGTGCACTGAAGGTCTTGGCTTTGAAAGCTCCGATGATGTCGAAGAGTTTAGGAATGAAGAGTGTCAAGTTGAGCAAGAAGAGAAAGTTGTTGGAGGCTTGATGACAAAGCAGCATCACTTGGCATGCAATGAAAATCATGGTGGTGAATTTAGGAGGTCAAAGACAAGTAGTGGTGGAGCATTCCCACCACCTATTTCTTGTATAGGCAAGAGTGGGAAGCCTTGGGTTTTCTTTAAGTCCTATAGAGAAGATGGTAGGTTTGTTCTCAAGGAAATGAGGATTCCCACCCAGGAGTTTTTGCATGCATTTAGAGAAGATGGTCGCCTCAAGTTGAACTTTGTTCAGCCAAATGATGAGAttctagaagaagaagaagaagaggaagaggaggaggaggaagatgaagaaaatgacaatgatgatgatgatgaaaaagATGGGAAGGAAAACGAGGATGTGTAA